The Kogia breviceps isolate mKogBre1 chromosome 2, mKogBre1 haplotype 1, whole genome shotgun sequence genome segment CCATATAAATGCAAATAGAAAATTAGGAAGATTCCTCTGCAATAAAAACCTTCTCTCTTCCCTACACAAGATGCCTGATGGACACCGTGCTTGCCATGAGCTTATTAATGCAGTAACTGTTTTTCAGCTTTGCAGGAGTAAATAATGTCTATTGGGCTATCTAATTAGCTTCCCCACCGACAATGCTAGGCAGATAAAAAAAATACCACTTTCCCTGACAATCATCGGACAGATTTTCCACAGTTTCTTGGGGGCAATTGACATCTCACCCGTTTAAGCGTCCTGGTGCCGCAGAGCCTGTCCGCAGGCGGGGCGTAGATGGATTCCTTCCTGCCGTTTCCAGAGGCTCCGAGGGGAGTCCAGGCTTGCAGGGGAGGGTAAGGAGAATGGAGCTGCCAGTGGCCAGTTGCTTAGATTTCTAAAGCTGCCCTAATAGGAACAAAGGCCAGGACTGCAGGGACAGAAAGCAGGAGGACACAAAGGTCCCAAGTCCTAAAATGCATTAGGACTCTTTCACCTCATCTGTGTCTGCACCGATAGAGTGAAATGGGAAACGTAATAATTTTCTTGGCTAGAATGCCCGTAGTGTGTTGCAGAATTAAACACGCACATACACATTTATGAAGATTATGCTTTTGAAATAATAACACATCAACTAATGTTGcattatccttaaaaaaaaaaaaaaaaaaaaaaaaggtaatgtcaggggatttccctggtggcctagtggtaaggattccaggctttcactgctgcggcccgggttcaatccctggtcgacatgaggctaaaaaaaaaaaaatcaacaaaaaaaagtaatatcAGGAGTTTCAGTGGAAGGGGTTTGAGGTCTTtcctggagggggagggagtggggctTTAATCAGGACAGTTTTGGGGCGCTGACGCACAAAGGACTCCCTCCACCCCCATACCACTCCTGGGCTACCAGCCGTCTCTCTGTTGTCTTTATTGCTACTGGTGATatatctgtggggttttttttttgggggggggtacgcgggcctctcactgttgtggcctctcccgtcgcggagcgcaggctccggacgcgcaggctcagcggccatggctcacgggcccagccgctccgcggcacgtgggatcttcccggaccggggcacgaacccgtgtcccctgaatcggcaggcggactctcaaccactgcgccaccagggaagcactatctgtgttttaagatttaaaaagaagacaaattcCCGAGGCAAAACAATAAATCCATGTCTAAGTATGTTTGGTGGAAAAGGGTAGCAAGAGTTACATCCTGAGCGCCCTGGTCATGTTTGTTTCTGGTATCAATCGATTGAGGAAATTACACTCGTGTCATGAATCTTAGCTTTGGTTAATTTCACAAGACTCATTTAGAAGCTGAAATGACACATCCCCAAAGCATTGGCCTTGCTAAAGTCATTCCAGAAAATcatatttaatagaaaaaaattcagtattaTGATATGATAGGCAGGGGAAAAAATCATACCACTGTCGTCACAGTAAAAATGCTCATACTTTCTGGTCAATTTAAGATCAAAGCAAATGTGTCCATGCCTATTCCGGAAAGTTACTAACTGatcacataaatattttattctctcacagtggAAGTTTGACAcgggtttacattttttaaacttatttcatACCAGCTAGAAGAGGGAAGATATTTGAGAACTGAGAGCATAGCAATCCTAAATGATAAAGATATAAGTGACTTTTAACACATTAGCCACGCTATATGAAGTCAGATTAATTCCCAGAGTCCTTTGCACACTTAGTCATGATTTTGCTCTTTGAAAGGAAGTTTTTTTCATTCCTGTGCCAACTCCATTGCGAAAGGACCTTTTCATAAGTGTCTTCTCCAAAATTGGCTTTAGAAAATCCAGTCCCTCTCTCCTGTCCATCCCTGTGGCGCAGCTGTTCAGCAGGATGACAAAGTAGTCAGATTTTCCAGACACCTGGCAGTTGAGATGGGGGAAGAGGGACAGAATACAGCTTTAGGGTTCAAAGCTTATTTCAATAGTAACAATTTTCAAAATCTTACGCCAATAAATCCAATATATCCAATATGTAAAGAGGGTTTTGCTAaaacaccttttaaaatatatactttatcaaAATACAAGATACTATTTGGAGCTGTGTACCctcttttctaaattttacacCACTTATGGGATTGCAGCTCTTCAGCGATTGCATCCTACACCATACAGTTATTTTGTTGCTATTACTTTATAAAGAATCTTTCAAGTGGCTCTAATTAGTCTTGGGACTAGTTTTTTAAATTCACTGAGAAAAACAACCCATGATAACCACACTCCAAGTTTCAGCTGGAACCACTTTCCTTCTGGGGTCTATCCTGGGCCATTTGCCAGGGTTCTCCACGAGGATGTCTTTGAACTTGAGAGTTGACgtctttgtcttttgactttggtTCAGTTCCTCATCAGGGCCTCAAAGGCCTGGATGACGTAGGATAGTGTAAGGGGTGCTTCGTTGTGGAAGAAATAAGATTGGCTGTTGAGAACTTGCAGTTCATACTAACCCCATactttgtagatgaagaaactaagtaCAGAAGCAAGGGGGCATGATCAGTGATCTCTGTGCTCCATACTTTATGCGTATCATCTCATTTTATCCCCTCAAAAAGCTTTATGAAATCAGTACTATTACTTCCTTGGTTATAATTTCCTTTAAATGAGGAAACGAATTAAATGGCTTGTAGGTGAAGTGGGATTTGAGCTGAGACATCTGACTCCAAGCCCATGTTTTTCAACTGTATGAGAACTATAAGAGGACAAGGGGGCTGAATGTccactttacaaataaagaaacatacTTCAGTGTCAAAAGCACACATTTTCCTACCCTGATGCAGGAAAACAAGTTTGGTTTGGGGTTACTTTGGAAGTTGAAATGGGGCCAGCGCATAAAATGCTCCCTGGGATTCTCCACCCATCACTGGGTGGCTCCCCGGAGGGTCCAGCAGTCAGAGCTCCGAGGAAAACCATTCCCACTGTTCTCTGGAAAAGAAGATGGGCACTTTGGGATTTTGGATCTGGGAATTGTCAGAGAATTTCAGAAGTATTGGTCATGGGAAAACCAATCAAAAATTCGTACACTATGTGTTTTACCCTGTGTTAGCAGAGGAGATCTAAGTGTGATACAATGCCATCTATTTTAAATTCCCAGCAAGGAGGGGCCTATGAGTCATTTCAGGAAGGGAAGCATTCCAGTTCTTTCCAGAAATTCTCATGATGCCACCTTTatattgcaaaaacaaaacaaaacaaaatgcatcATTTCTAGTTATGAGATCCCCCAAACATCACTAAACATCCCTTAAAAGATACTGATGAACTTTGCTGATCAGTGAAGGGAACCCTTATCAGGAAGACTCGTTAACTGAATAATATGGTAGATTTGCCTTGTTGATAAACTTTATGAAGTTCACAACAAATACTATAAAAGCCTATATGTCCTTTGCATAAACACTCACCCTAAACAGTCGAATTGGCACCATTAttatgtgattcagttataatgaGAACAAAATTGTCAcataaaaaagtagaaatacagaaaatgcaaTGAAGGAAGAAACATTTCATTTATGGACAAGGATATCTCATAAGAACAACAGAAGAAAgaacattcttaattttaaaaaaaaccctgcacaCAAGTGCCTATTGTTCAAGAGAAATGTCATGAACAAACCTTCAGGGAAAGAATAGAAAGTAATTAGCATTACACTTGAGAAAGTATGCCAATTTATGGATTGTGAGTCATCTACTTGATCAATGTGGTGTCATATAGAATCAATGACAATTAGTGTAGAATGCTCATAGGAGTAAACCAGGAAAAAAGAAGCTAGATTAAgtaaacaagaaatagaaaaatgacagaTGCAAAGATTAGTGAGAAGACATAATATAAATAGCTAGATCATTATGTTTggacatatatttattattgcgGATTCACATGGCATCTCATTATCCTAAAAGTGGTTTCATAATTACATCAATTTCCGTAATTACAGTATGCTTTTAGTGAAGCAAAGTTAAAGTACAAAACACTATCAATgacaaaagatatttaaaatttttagacaAAGTATTGACATAAAAAACCCGAAATGTCATGTAGCAACAGCATTAAAAATTCCAAAGAAAGACATTCATTTTCTGAATGTGTGGAACAGTTCAATGAATATAGTTAGGAGTTCAATCAATAGTcttgaataaatatatgaagtaatattttatatgatattcATTAAGAACTGGCATATTATCTATATTCTATATCAGAAAAAGTtaccatttttgtaaaattaagAAAGTTGCTGTTTTTGAAAACCAATCCATTGTATTTTTAATACAGTTTCAATGGTTAAATGTTCACTTTGATTATGAGTGGATGCATGTGGAACAAATAAATTGTCATGggcaaaataatttacattttacagtGAAATGAATGCAGGGGCTATAACTTCTCAATAATTCAAAGCAAATTTTAGTATAGTCTGTATCATCTAttgtaaaaatgtttctttttacctaATTTTATGACTCTACTTATACTTCTTTCATTGTAAACTCTAGTAATAAGGGAAGTACCTTTTCTTTCAGATATTCCAAGAGATTATTTTGAATTTACATATTCTGCAATTCTAGTCATTTAGTCAAGCATCAAAAATAGAggcaaatcgggcttccctggtggcacagtggttgagaatctgcctactgatgcaggggacacgggttcgagccctggtctcggaagatctcacatgccgtggagcaactaggcccgtgagccacaactactgagaccgcgcatctggagcctgtgctccgcaacaagagaggccgcgatagtgagaggcccgcgcaccgcgatgaagagtgtcccccgcttgccacaactggagaaagccctcgcacagagacgGAGACCccacacagcaaaaattaattaattaattaattttaaaaaaatagaggcaAATCTCTTACCTTAGAAGATGGAACTGAATGACACCAAAACATATGCTTTGTAGAAATCAACAGAAATAGAATAAGACTGGATTTTAATGAGCTgcagagtagaaaaaaaaaaaaaaaacctcagaaaagtCTTACTCaggcaaatataaattaaaaatcatatacaaattcaacatttttctttgtggaaaaataCAATCTTTTACCTGATCATTTTGGACTTCCTGAAATCTCTGTAGATTGGTGATTTTATTGCCAAATTCCTCACCCTTACTGTCAGATCCTCCATTGGTGATCCTTTTATACCAGGAAAGTTCAGGAGTAAAAATAGCAACGTGTCCCATCATATGTGACTAACTGATCTGGCCATGGCCTTTTGCTCCTGTTAAGTTGGAAAAGGACAGTAACATATAGACATTGTCATTGACCTGCCAACCATTGACTTCATTGTCCTTCAAAAGTGCTGTCTTCTAAACTGTGTCTCTGTGACACAGATGGCCAGAGGTCTCAAAAGGAGCCAAAAGTTTGTTTAGCTCAGAGTTTAAACACTCAGGAAGTATGATGTTATTTCCTTGAATATCCAGACGTCTCTTTTCAGAGAATAATAACACAAAAGGAATCCTTGCAGGAAGGAAGAGCATCAACCCCCAAAACGTGCCCACACTGAGTTTTCCATaacagatttccttcttttaggAATTCTGAGGTTAAAACAGGGAAACAAATGTCATCTCCCCCTTTGCCACTAATCATCCAAATAAAGGAAGGACACTATCTCTAGCCCCCTTTCCATGAGCATTCCCAAAGTTCCGGGGCCAGAGTCATAGGCGAACCTACCGGCAGgggtctctttttctctccaggaCATGGcatttctccaggaagcctgttCTGTCCTTGCACACCAATGGGCATCCACATTAATAGTGGATTCAGAAGCACTGAGTGTGAGTGAACAGATGTTGCCAAGGCTTACGATGGAGGGAAACACCAAGCGAGGTGCTTTCTGCTTGTATAGATAGTATTTCTGAGATGGAGCCAATATTTTTGGAATACAAAGCAGTAGAGGAAAATCCTTGCCTTCTCAAGATCAGCACCTTTTGGAGGACAAAGCTGTCCTATGTCTGGGACCTCCGCTGCTCATCTGTCAGCGCTGCACCCCTTTCTTTTGTAAATTGCCCCTCAGTATGAGTCTCATGTAGCTGTCAGCCAATCATATAGACACACTTAGCCTTCCACAAGGAAAAGCAGGTGACCTGACTCTCAAGAGAATCCAGATCACAGAAATTAGTGCCAAGCTGGGAGCTGGGGCATGTGATCCAATACCTTTGATCATTGTCCTTTTGGAGACACCAGATGGAGTTTGGGAGAAGAGCCTTAAGGGAACCAAGGAACTGAACACACACATTGACTTTTAGTCTCTCCTTAAACCCAGCAAAAATACACACAtaagaacaaaaggaaaggagagaagaggacaACAACAGCATTTTGCAGGGTGAGAAGCGATTGATGAAGCAGATCCGAGGACGCTGCCTATCGAAATGGTGGTTTAGTAACAAACCCTCCACGGACTCAAGTATTCATGGAACCAGTTACTCTCAGATGTGGTGAAGGCGGCACTAAAACACGGAGGATCAGATGGAAGTTTCAGGATCTGTTCAATCCCATATCCCCGCCCCACTTCCCATGCCCAGCCAGCTTCCGCTTTGTCAGAAGACCATAGGTTTATTCTAAAAAGAGGGTAAAGCAGGAGGCCTCCTGAGTGAGGGAATCGGGCATAAGGGCATCAGGGAGTCTTCTCCTGAAAACAGAGGTTGAACAAGCATTTTGCTCAAAGTTGAGATCCGTGGCTCTCTTCCCTGACACAGGTCCCAGCACACTGTCAGCTCTTTACCCTCAAGACCAGTGAAAGGAAGCCCCGTCTTTGGGGTTCACCCTAACCTGTAAACGTCCGATGCAAGGTTTTTCTTTCAACCAGGATTTGATGGTGGGGAGAAGATAGAAAGCCGATCACTGGATGCCTAAAAATGTGGGGTGGATTCCAGGTAGATCGTGGAGGGGGGATGGGGCTGGCATCAGGAGCCTCCAGAGGACTCTGCCCGACGTTGGCTCACAGCCCTGGGGCTGACCATTGCCTTCGGTGACTGCCTGTCATGTGATGTCTATGACAGGTGTTTATGGTGTGATTGGAACCTGCAGAGACTCACCGTCAACATCTAAAGGGCAGGTCAGCACTCACCTTGGAATTTAATGGACTTTTCACTGAAAGTTTACCCTCTTATTCGTCACAGTGCAGTCCATCGTTATAATGATGCTCCCCGAAAGCACCCCCTCTCTCACAACTGGCCAAACTCCAAGACTGAGTGACCCCATGTGACCCCATCTCTGAGCCCCACTCAAGTTATGACCATAAAAAGCCTTACAACAGTGTTTCCTAGTCTCGTGTAAAAATTCATGACCATACATCTCCAATGAGCTCCAATGCTGCCCAACGAGTATGACGTCCTAGTAGGAGGTCCATCCTCTTAGTATATAAAAGGGCGATTTCATACCTTCTCTCCTCTAATGTTCCTATGGCCCACGGTCCTCCTCCATGCCACCCCCCCCACAAATCTGAGTTGATGGCTTTGCCTCTTTCTTTGttgagaaagcagaagcaaggagTTAGGGACTCTTTCGTCTTCTCACCATAAAAACCATCAACCTACTCATGTCTGTACCCATGTCCTGATTCCTGCCTTGTAGCTATGGATAAAAATCCTTGCTCCTATTGGGGGCCAAATCCCCTGATTTCCCAAGGACTTTGTGCCCACAGCTATCTCCCCTCACTCCcctgtattctctctctctcatattttACTACCATCAGCTTCCAAACATGTTGGTATagtttatatcagacaaaacatcTGGATGTTTTTAAATAGAGCCTACATTAGCTTCCCCACCAATTCCGAGCTGGTGCCTCCACCAAGACCCTTCCTGTTAAGGTGACCAAAGATCTCTTAGCAAACATGAGGTCACCTCTCTGTTCCCGTGTCACTCGATCTTTCAGCTGCTTTGGACCCAGATTGCCAACCTCTTTCCTTCTTGAAACACGTTGTCCTCCAGCCATCCATGATACTCCACCCTCATGATTTTCCTCCCTCTCTGACTCCTACTTGGCTACCTCTTGCTGGCTTCTCCTCCTCTCGTTCACCTCCCAATTTTCCAAGTGCTCAGACTCCGTCCTGGACCTCCTTCTCATCTCTCTGCACAATCTCCCTATAGAATCTCCTAGAGTCTTGAGGCCTGTCCCTGACTCCCCAAATTTTATCTGCTTCTCTGATACTCTCTGGAGCATCATATGCATTTAGTCAACATACCTGACACAAACTTGTTGTCCTGAAGTCATTTCCAGTTGTATCCATCTCTATAAATAATGACATGATGCCTCCATTGCTCGAGCCAAAGgttctttgattcttttcttccttagccTTCCCACCAGCAAGTTTTACCAACGCTTTCCCCAGGATAAAgtctacatccatccacctctTTGATCCTCCCACCATCAGTGTGCCTGGAACGTCTGCAAGAGCTTATAAGCTGGTCTTTGATACACAGTAGCCAGAGTGATCCGTAACCATCTTTCACGATGTAAATTGAACACTGTCATTCCAATGTCTCCTCACTGCCCTGAGAATAAGGTCCAGGCTCTCGTCCCCGGACTACAAAGCCCTACTCAGATGGTGCTGACCTCTTAAAGGGGTTTGGAGATGAAGAGGTGTGCACTCTTCCCTGTCACAACTACTTGCAAGTACTATTTGCACTTAGTGCCTAAAGCCCAGAGGCAGTCCCACCCATTGAGGAGTTGACTTGTTCACAGTGCCAACTACCCTCCCCCCATGGAGAAACAATGCATATAACCGGGACTCAGCCCACCTCCCAGCCTCATTTACCCTCTCCTCCCACGCACACTGGCCTGCTCACTCTCTTAGAACCCGGAGTGCAGTTCTCCACCTGGGATGTAATTCCCCCTGACTTTGTACGCCTGGCTCCTCTTGCATTTGATCTTGGCCTAAACATCACTTCCTCAACAAGGCCTTCCCTGAACCCTCATTAACCCACCAGGGAACCCTGTACCACATCACCATGACCATCtgatacttttgtttcttttgtttctttttggtacCCTGTCTTAATTAACACACAAAGAACAGTAAGGATTCAATCattacttgttttttttgttgtatgtatgtatgtatgtatgtatgtatgtttggctgcattgggtctttgttgctgcatgcaggctttctctagttgtgttgagtgggggctacttttcactgcagcgcgcgggcttctcattgcggtagcttgttgaggagcacgggccctaggcgcacgggcttcagtagttgtggctcacgggctcagtagttgtggcttgtgggctctagaccacaggctcagtagttgtggtgcacaggcttagttgctccacagatcttctcggaccagggatcaaacccatgtcccctgcattggcaggcggattcttaaccactgcaccaccagggaagtccaatcattacttgttgaatgaacaaacaaacataggATGTAAGAAATCAAGAGAATGTGTGCCTTCTAAGTAACAGATGGATTATAGCAAAGTTTTGTTGTATGAGAAGAATAAACTGTTCAGTTTCACTCTAGAGGAAGAATGTGTTTATACAACAAGTATTTTTTGAGCTCCTGTGGTCACATCCTGTTCTATCAATCACAGGGTGGGCTGCAGGGGGAATACAAACTATGAAATGCCCAGGGGTTGTCTTCTTCCTGCCTTTCCTGCCTGAGGTGCCGCTAGCCacccacccccacgcccccttCCAGCCATGATGGGGGAGGGGCGAGGCATGTCCAGTGCTGATGGGCTGCCGATCAGCTTGGGTGAGACGGGAATGAGATGGGTGTGCAACAATGCAGGACAGTCACAGCGCCCAGGTTACATACTTTCTCCAGCAAAGGGGGGCGCTGGGAGAGCACCATAGATACCACAGGTCCCTGGGCTCCTGCCTCTGGGAATTGGCAATGGGTGTCTGAGGGTCCTGAGACATCATCTAGGCTACCCATGAGGACGCTCCGGGGATGGCTGACCAGATGTTGCCGTGCAGGGTGTCATATGCCAAGTGAAGCCAGGCGGGGTTGATTGATTAAGTGTGACCATGGGTTTGAAGGAGAGGAGTGCCCCATGATCTGAAAGAGCAGAGGTgaggaggaagcagggaaggagagaaaggaggtcagaggaggaaactggagCCCCCTTGGCTCCATACCCCTTGGGTATGGAGACACTGGAGAAACCAAGCAGAGGGCAAGTCTGGAAGCTGAGAAGAAGTCAGGTTAACAGATGACTCTATCTTCTTTTGGAGCATCTCTCTCTTCCCTACCATCTCCCATAGGAGACTAGACTGAGGCGGGCTGGGGAATCGAGGACAGTGTGTCCCAGGCATTGAGCTCAGCGTTTTACGGGCACCGACTCCTTTCATCCCCACCATGGCCTCGAAAGGCAGGGGCTGTTCTGGTTCCCATTAACAGGTGTGGGCTCTGGTTTAGACATCCTGAGTCACTCTCCTGAGGCTCCAGCCAGGGCGTCACCCCACACAGCCATGACCAGGGAGAGTCTGCAAAGCTGGCCATCAGCTCCTAGTGCTCAGCCCTGACTCTCCTTCCTGCTCCCCTCCTTCACCCTTCAGAGGCTGTCTCCCGGGTGATCTGAGTACGGTAAGAGGAAAGCAGATGCAAGGAAAAGGAACAGCCCTTGCCCGGCCACTGATACTCCAGCAGCCCCCATCGTGGCACTGGGGCAGAGGAGCACATCGCTGACAGAACTCGGCCTGGGACCCCAGCTTAAAGGCTCAGAGTAGAAAAATACCCCTCAGAGCCTTAGGGCTGCTGAGGGCAGAACCCAGCTGCTGAATTTGCTGAGTGAAGGCTCTTCCCTGCAGGCAGCCCTCGGGGACTCGGCAACTCCCTGTCTCTGAGGATGACCTTGCTGAATACAATCTTGCTTTTCACCTCTCTCCTCATCCTTTCCCCCCAAGGTTTAGACGTCACACCCATAGGTTCTGCCACCTAGTTTTTACGAGCACCGTAGTTATTTTCCAACGATGTCCCCATTTAAACTCTACAGTCTTTTGTTAGTGTCCTATTCATGGACAAATAAATACAAGGCACTTGAAACATTATCTACGGGAAGCTTCCGTCTCCGCCTACAAGACGATCCTGATCTCCCAACTGATTTCATGTGATTATCTCCGAAAGAGAGAGCTTTCTGAACTTTAGGTGTCTAAACAGGGTGAAGATAAATTTCTATCTAACTCACAATCTTGTTAttttgtggatttctttttttaccgTTTTGAAAATTATTGCATTAATATGTAGCATGCTGAAGCTATCAATGAACATTAAGTACCTATCATTTCCTGCAAAAAGGAACATTACGTTGATCACAAGTATGAAATGGACACTACATGCATTTGAGTTTGGGGTGGATGGTTTCTGGCCGGTGCCACAGCTGTTGCACTGCCACATCGCATATTTAGGCTGCTTATTTACATACAGTTACCCATGAACATTTCAAAGGCATCCAACTAATACTTTAGCCATACAATTAGCAACAGACCCTATAATTCACTCTTGAACAAATGAAAAGTTTCGGAGCCCAGTGGAAGCACCTCATTTGCTTTAAGTATGTGTGTCATTCATCCTGATCTTGACTGAT includes the following:
- the NPS gene encoding neuropeptide S; translated protein: MISSLKSSLILFLLISTKHMFWCHSVPSSKVSGKSDYFVILLNSCATGMDRREGLDFLKPILEKTLMKRSFRNGVGTGMKKTSFQRAKS